One Pseudomonas entomophila genomic window carries:
- the cyoA gene encoding ubiquinol oxidase subunit II has protein sequence MSKKRYPRLFGILPFLGMLLLSGCNWTLLDPKGQVGIEQKNLILIATGLMLLVVVPVIIMTLAFAWKYRASNKAATYTPDWSHSTKIEAAVWIIPILIIIALGYFTYHSTHKLDPYRPLDSDVKPVQIDVVALDWKWLFIYPEQGIATVNKIVFPANTPVNFRVTSDAVMNSFFIPGLGGQIYAMAGMTTKLHLIANENGEFDGISANYSGAGFTGMKFKAVATSQADFDAWVAEVKASPKKLDQAEYDALAKASENNPVALYSEAQADQFQRIVDKYEGMNRGRPSHEEAGSKDLATTKGVESSMQPAAGAEE, from the coding sequence ATGAGTAAAAAGCGTTACCCCAGACTGTTTGGCATATTGCCCTTTTTAGGCATGCTTTTACTCAGTGGGTGCAACTGGACCCTGCTCGACCCGAAGGGCCAGGTCGGCATTGAGCAGAAGAACCTGATCCTGATCGCCACCGGCCTGATGCTGCTGGTGGTCGTGCCCGTGATCATCATGACCCTGGCGTTCGCCTGGAAGTACCGTGCTTCCAACAAGGCCGCCACCTACACTCCCGACTGGTCGCACTCGACCAAGATCGAAGCCGCGGTGTGGATCATCCCGATCCTGATCATCATCGCCCTGGGTTACTTCACCTACCACTCCACCCACAAGCTGGACCCGTACCGTCCACTGGATTCCGACGTGAAACCGGTGCAGATCGACGTGGTCGCGCTGGACTGGAAGTGGCTGTTCATCTACCCGGAGCAGGGCATCGCCACGGTCAACAAGATCGTCTTCCCGGCTAACACCCCGGTCAACTTCCGTGTCACCTCCGACGCCGTGATGAACTCCTTCTTCATCCCGGGCCTGGGTGGCCAGATCTACGCCATGGCTGGCATGACCACCAAACTGCACCTGATCGCCAACGAGAACGGTGAGTTCGACGGTATCTCCGCCAACTACAGCGGCGCCGGCTTCACCGGTATGAAATTCAAGGCTGTTGCCACCTCGCAAGCTGACTTCGATGCATGGGTCGCTGAAGTGAAGGCATCGCCGAAGAAACTGGACCAGGCCGAATATGACGCCTTGGCCAAAGCAAGCGAAAACAACCCAGTCGCGCTGTACAGCGAGGCCCAGGCTGACCAGTTCCAGCGTATCGTCGACAAGTACGAAGGCATGAACCGCGGTCGTCCGAGCCACGAAGAAGCAGGCAGCAAAGATCTGGCCACTACCAAGGGTGTGGAATCGAGTATGCAACCAGCTGCCGGTGCAGAGGAGTAA
- a CDS encoding disulfide bond formation protein B: MNELTSRLNRERRFLVLLGVICLALIGGALYMQVVLGEAPCPLCILQRYALLFIAIFAFIAAAMPGRKSLTFFEALVVLSAIGGIVAAGNHVYILANPMVSCGIDTLQPIVDDLPLAKLWPLVFQVDGFCSTPYPPILGLSLAQWALVAFVLTTVLVPLGIYRNRRRG, translated from the coding sequence ATGAACGAACTCACATCGCGCCTGAATCGGGAACGGCGCTTTCTGGTGCTCCTCGGCGTGATCTGCCTGGCGCTGATCGGTGGCGCCCTGTACATGCAGGTGGTGCTGGGCGAGGCGCCGTGCCCGCTGTGCATCCTGCAACGCTATGCGCTGCTGTTCATCGCGATCTTCGCCTTCATCGCCGCCGCCATGCCGGGGCGCAAGAGCCTGACCTTCTTCGAAGCATTGGTGGTGCTCAGCGCCATCGGTGGCATCGTTGCAGCCGGCAACCATGTGTATATACTCGCCAACCCGATGGTCAGCTGCGGCATAGACACGCTGCAACCGATCGTCGATGACCTGCCGCTGGCCAAGCTGTGGCCGTTGGTATTCCAGGTCGATGGCTTCTGCTCCACGCCGTACCCGCCGATCCTCGGGCTGTCGCTCGCCCAATGGGCCCTGGTCGCCTTCGTGCTGACCACCGTGCTGGTGCCCCTGGGGATCTACCGCAACCGCCGTCGCGGTTAG